The Brachyspira sp. SAP_772 genome includes the window TAATTCAGTACGCATCTGAACTCTTAATTTAGCATCAAGGTTAGAAAGCGGTTCATCTAATAAGAAAACGGATGGGTTTCTTACCATAGCTCTTCCTAAAGCCACCCTTTGACGCTGACCGCCAGATAATGCTTTAGGTTTTCTGTCAAGCAAATGAGCTATATCAAGTACTTTTGCTGCCCATTCAACTCTTTTTTTAATTTCATCTTTTGGAGTTTTTCTAAGTTCCAAACCAAAAGCCATATTCTTAAATACAGACATATGCGGATATAAAGCATAGTTTTGAAATACCATAGCAATATCTCTATCTTTTGGAGCTACATCATTTATGAGTCTATCTCCAATATATAGCTTACCATCTGTGATTTCCTCAAGACCTGCTATCATACGTAAAGTTGTAGATTTACCGCAGCCTGAAGGCCCGACAAGAATTACAAACTCCTTGTCGGCTATATCCAAACTAAAGTCTTTAACAACCTCAACTTTGTTGTCATATACTTTTCTTACATGCTCAAATTTTATACTAGACATAATACATCTCCAAAAGTTATTTTACATATTAAATCTTAACTTATTTTATATAATATTTTAACATTTTAGTAAATATAGAGATTACTATATATCAATAATAATCTCTATACACATTAAATTTTTATTTACCATTTTTTATGTTTATATAAAAGAATAAATTAATTAAAAATAATATTTATTTTATTCTTGTACTATCAATTTTTGCAATTCTTTTCCTTCATCTGTATTCTTAACAAATAGAGGAATTTTACTAATATCAGCCTCTACCTTAATATATTGACCTCCATCATATTCTTTGTTATCCCATACATATATCCATTTAGAATTTTTAGGTAAATAAACTTCCCTATTTTCTGCTTTTTCTTTATATATAGGTGCTACTAAAATAGAATCTCCAAACATATATTGATCTTCTATTAAAAAAGTTTCCTCGTCTTTATAATATTCATAAAATAAAGGTCTAACAACAGGTGTTCCAAATTCATGAGTTTCTTTCATAAGTTTCATTATATATGGTTTTAATCTTTCTCTAATTAAGGTATATTTTAATAATATTTTGTAATTATCTTCACCATAACTCCATAATTCATTAGGTCCGCCGCTATTACAATTAGAAGTATTTATTTGTGACAATCTAAAACCATGATTTCTAAATATTGGACAGAAAGCTCCAAATTGAAACCATCTGACAAATAATTCTCTAAACTTTTCAGAATTAGCATCTCCGCCAAAAAAGCCTCCTATATCCATAGTCCACCATGACATACCGCACATAGCCATACTCATAACTATTTTTATCTGTTTGAGCATAGATTCGTATGTAGATGGTATATCTCCAGACCAAACAACAGTTCCATATTTTTGAGAGCCTAACCAATTACATCTAATTAAATTTACAATATCACTTTCACCTTGTTTCTTCATACCATCATAAAAAGTTTTAGCATAATAATATGGATATATGTTAGTTACTTCCAACCCATTTCCTATAGAATATCTTAAATTAGAATAATCACTAGGTTTAATCTCTGGTTCAGCTTCATCTAACCAAAAAGTTTTTATTCCAAAATCATAGTAATTCTTCTTTACAATATTCCATACATATTCCCTAGCCTCACTATTAGTAGCATCATAATACGTTTCAGGTCCTAAAAACATTAAAAATACAGGGACTCCTATTTCTGAACGTACTATATAATTATTTTTTACCATATATTGATAATTCTCGCTATTAGGATCAACAGTAGGCCAAATAGAAACCATTAGCTTTATTCCCATTTCATTTAATTCATCAACCATAGCCTTAGGATTTGGAAAAGCTTTAGGATCAAATTTCCATTCTCCCTGTTCTGTCCAATGGAAGAAATCTATCACTATAACAGATAAAGGTATATTTCTTTTTTTGTGCTCTCTAGCAATATTTAATACCTCTTCTTGTGTTTCATAGCGTAATTTACATTGCCAAAAACCGGCAGCCCATTCTGGCAACATTGGAGTTTGTCCATATAGTTTTGACAAATTAGTTACTACTTCATTTGGATTATCTCCAGCAAATATTAAATAATCTAACTGCTTAGTACGTTCTGCTTTAATCATAGTATGATTTTTTACTAATTCAGCCTTTCCAACAGCTGGATTGTTCCATACAAAACCGTATCCCAATGAAGAATAGAAAAAAGGTATAGATGATTGTGTATTTTTATGACATAGTTCAATGGTAGAGCCTTTTAAATCAAATATATTATGTTGATAAGAACCCATACCATAAAAATGTTCTTTATCATTAGGTTTAAAATATACTCTTCCCTCAAATACATCACTTGTAACCATTTTATATGT containing:
- a CDS encoding TIM-barrel domain-containing protein; protein product: MFGFQILEDRVYWRNKGETICLEPYGENTIRFRGINANNVIEENWTLLPKNNSDFKIIDQKDKVVIKNGKISVEILENGTVNYMNTNSEYILKEYWIDERELTIKLREARTYKMVTSDVFEGRVYFKPNDKEHFYGMGSYQHNIFDLKGSTIELCHKNTQSSIPFFYSSLGYGFVWNNPAVGKAELVKNHTMIKAERTKQLDYLIFAGDNPNEVVTNLSKLYGQTPMLPEWAAGFWQCKLRYETQEEVLNIAREHKKRNIPLSVIVIDFFHWTEQGEWKFDPKAFPNPKAMVDELNEMGIKLMVSIWPTVDPNSENYQYMVKNNYIVRSEIGVPVFLMFLGPETYYDATNSEAREYVWNIVKKNYYDFGIKTFWLDEAEPEIKPSDYSNLRYSIGNGLEVTNIYPYYYAKTFYDGMKKQGESDIVNLIRCNWLGSQKYGTVVWSGDIPSTYESMLKQIKIVMSMAMCGMSWWTMDIGGFFGGDANSEKFRELFVRWFQFGAFCPIFRNHGFRLSQINTSNCNSGGPNELWSYGEDNYKILLKYTLIRERLKPYIMKLMKETHEFGTPVVRPLFYEYYKDEETFLIEDQYMFGDSILVAPIYKEKAENREVYLPKNSKWIYVWDNKEYDGGQYIKVEADISKIPLFVKNTDEGKELQKLIVQE